One stretch of Leadbetterella byssophila DSM 17132 DNA includes these proteins:
- a CDS encoding RagB/SusD family nutrient uptake outer membrane protein yields the protein MKLKVLAISLIAAGMFSSCKQEFLETKPTDKTSTADAFATTKNAWAAVNGMHRYMWSQIYGQQSQGGYAGNMLKVDIYGEDLVFPNTASSWLRSEYQWLSNNNPSHYANLYHWGFHYALIGNANMIIANIDNAVGEQKDKDAIKAEALTYRAFSYFQLVQLFGKRYVAGQPNSDLGVSLILTPSTTPAPRSTVAEVYAQIDADINEAIALFNSSGFKRNAKSHFDINVAQGIKARVALTKQDWATAVEAARAARAGYPLMSSADYVKGFNNYENNEWMWGSRIITAETNYFYSYFAYISHNFNSTVIRTNPKLIFSKLYDKISATDIRKTLFDPTGTAWTMPSSSYQRFPYMHKKFLVNDPANSVGDIPYMRAAEMYLIEAEALAAQGKDAEAAEVLYNLVITRDPAYTKSTKTGAELLDEILTQRRIELWGEGFRFYDLKRRGLKLDRTGGNHNATYTNGLMTVEPDDKRWQMAIPDEEIKRTNGVVVQNPL from the coding sequence ATGAAATTAAAAGTATTAGCAATATCCCTAATTGCCGCAGGAATGTTCAGCTCTTGTAAGCAAGAGTTCTTAGAAACAAAACCGACGGACAAAACTTCCACAGCGGATGCTTTCGCTACCACCAAGAATGCTTGGGCGGCAGTGAACGGTATGCACCGTTATATGTGGTCTCAGATCTACGGCCAACAGTCGCAAGGTGGTTACGCAGGTAATATGTTGAAAGTCGATATCTACGGAGAGGACTTAGTATTCCCTAACACCGCAAGTAGCTGGTTAAGAAGCGAGTATCAGTGGTTAAGCAACAATAACCCTTCTCACTATGCTAACCTATATCACTGGGGCTTCCACTATGCATTGATCGGTAACGCGAACATGATCATCGCGAACATTGACAATGCAGTGGGTGAACAAAAAGATAAGGATGCTATCAAAGCTGAAGCTTTGACATACCGTGCCTTCTCTTACTTCCAGTTGGTACAATTGTTCGGTAAGCGTTATGTTGCTGGTCAACCTAACTCTGACCTAGGTGTTTCTCTAATCCTTACTCCTTCTACGACTCCTGCTCCTAGAAGCACTGTAGCAGAGGTGTACGCTCAAATCGATGCAGATATCAACGAAGCTATCGCTTTGTTTAACTCATCTGGATTCAAGAGAAATGCAAAATCGCACTTCGATATTAACGTAGCTCAAGGTATTAAAGCTAGAGTTGCCTTAACGAAACAAGATTGGGCTACAGCTGTTGAAGCTGCTCGCGCTGCTCGTGCAGGATATCCTTTAATGAGCTCTGCAGATTACGTGAAAGGTTTCAATAACTACGAGAATAACGAGTGGATGTGGGGTTCTAGAATCATCACTGCTGAGACGAACTATTTCTACTCGTATTTTGCTTACATTTCTCATAATTTCAACTCTACTGTAATCAGAACAAACCCTAAATTGATCTTCTCTAAACTGTACGATAAAATATCAGCTACAGATATTAGAAAGACTTTGTTCGATCCTACAGGAACTGCATGGACTATGCCGTCAAGCTCTTACCAAAGATTCCCGTACATGCACAAGAAGTTCTTAGTTAACGATCCTGCAAACTCAGTAGGTGATATTCCTTACATGCGTGCAGCGGAAATGTACTTGATCGAAGCTGAAGCTCTTGCCGCACAAGGAAAAGATGCAGAAGCAGCTGAAGTATTGTATAACCTAGTGATCACTCGTGATCCAGCTTATACCAAATCTACTAAAACAGGCGCAGAACTATTGGATGAGATCCTAACTCAAAGAAGAATCGAGCTTTGGGGCGAAGGATTCCGTTTCTACGACTTGAAGAGAAGAGGTTTAAAACTGGATAGAACAGGTGGTAACCATAATGCAACTTATACTAACGGCTTAATGACTGTTGAGCCAGATGATAAGAGATGGCAGATGGCTATTCCTGACGAGGAAATCAAGAGAACTAACGGTGTTGTAGTACAGAACCCTCTGTAA
- a CDS encoding acyl-CoA dehydrogenase family protein, whose product MSIIQDIRQVIALLKQVDLKQLKALNEKVDLAGAMQQLSKMDAAQLQGLMKMLNSGGKRNKPLPEPNPDFYELSDKLTAEQRALQLKVREFMETEVAPIVNEYWLRDEFPFELIPKMGDLGLAGVTFEGYGCPNLPYMMEGVLAMEMARVDASIATFFGVQSGLSMGSIYLCGSEEQKQEWLPKMNRMEKIGAFGLTEPEVGSGAAGGLTTTCKQTADGWVLNGQKKWIGNATFADVIIIWARDVDSGEVKGFLVRKENPGVHVEKIKGKMALRIVQNGLITLKDCIVEEKDRLPHANSFKDTANVLRMTRAGVAWMAVGCARGAYENALEYTKTRKQFGKPIASFQLIQNHLVEMISNLTAMQTLVYRLSELQDEDKLKDEHASLAKVFCTLRTRDIVRGAREVMGGNGILLDYNVARFVADAEAIYSYEGTKEINTLIVGRSITGFSAFV is encoded by the coding sequence ATGAGTATAATCCAAGACATCAGGCAGGTGATTGCCCTGCTGAAGCAAGTCGATTTAAAGCAACTGAAAGCCTTAAATGAGAAAGTAGATTTGGCTGGAGCCATGCAGCAATTGAGTAAGATGGATGCGGCCCAACTACAAGGTCTCATGAAGATGCTGAATTCCGGTGGCAAGAGGAATAAACCCTTACCGGAGCCTAATCCGGATTTCTATGAATTGAGTGATAAACTTACCGCCGAGCAAAGGGCCCTCCAATTGAAAGTTCGGGAATTTATGGAAACGGAAGTAGCGCCTATTGTGAATGAATATTGGTTAAGGGATGAGTTTCCTTTTGAACTGATTCCTAAAATGGGGGATCTAGGGCTAGCAGGAGTTACATTTGAAGGGTATGGATGTCCTAATTTACCTTATATGATGGAAGGAGTGCTGGCTATGGAGATGGCTCGGGTAGATGCATCCATTGCCACCTTCTTCGGTGTACAAAGTGGGCTCAGTATGGGTTCTATCTATTTATGTGGTTCAGAGGAACAGAAACAGGAATGGCTTCCGAAAATGAATAGAATGGAAAAGATAGGGGCATTCGGTTTGACTGAGCCTGAAGTGGGTTCCGGAGCTGCCGGTGGACTTACTACAACTTGTAAGCAAACAGCTGACGGCTGGGTATTGAATGGACAAAAAAAGTGGATAGGCAATGCCACCTTTGCTGATGTGATTATCATCTGGGCCAGGGACGTAGATAGTGGGGAGGTGAAAGGTTTTTTAGTAAGGAAGGAGAATCCTGGTGTTCATGTGGAAAAGATAAAGGGGAAGATGGCTCTTCGTATCGTTCAAAATGGTCTGATTACTTTGAAAGATTGCATAGTGGAAGAGAAAGACAGGCTCCCTCATGCAAACAGCTTTAAAGATACTGCAAACGTATTACGAATGACTAGGGCGGGTGTAGCATGGATGGCGGTAGGCTGTGCACGGGGAGCCTATGAAAATGCTTTGGAATATACTAAAACCAGGAAGCAATTTGGTAAGCCCATTGCCTCTTTTCAGTTGATCCAAAATCACCTAGTAGAGATGATTTCTAATCTGACGGCTATGCAAACGTTGGTTTATCGCTTATCTGAACTGCAGGATGAAGATAAATTGAAAGACGAACATGCCTCCTTAGCTAAGGTGTTCTGTACACTTAGGACCAGGGACATTGTTAGAGGAGCGAGAGAAGTAATGGGAGGCAATGGTATACTTCTGGATTATAATGTAGCCAGGTTCGTTGCAGATGCTGAAGCCATATACTCTTACGAAGGGACCAAAGAAATCAATACACTGATTGTGGGTAGATCCATCACAGGATTTAGTGCCTTTGTATAA
- a CDS encoding Crp/Fnr family transcriptional regulator produces MKLQDYLIERAGLTVEEVKGLEPFMQRKTIQKGEFALRAGEICEESLFIEEGLLRFYTIDNGGKEHIVQFAPEGWFLADRASIFFHSPTEYFIDAIEETKVAFLSQDFMCQAAVGTKSFAQYNETLLQRHIGQLQHRISMLIGASAEERYLEFVKTYPDLMMRVPQWMIASYLGITPESLSRVRKELSKKGL; encoded by the coding sequence ATGAAGTTGCAGGACTATCTGATAGAAAGAGCAGGTTTAACTGTAGAGGAGGTGAAGGGCTTAGAGCCATTTATGCAAAGGAAGACCATACAAAAAGGGGAGTTCGCATTACGTGCCGGTGAAATCTGTGAAGAATCCTTATTTATAGAAGAAGGGTTGCTACGTTTTTATACAATAGACAATGGCGGAAAAGAGCATATCGTCCAATTTGCTCCGGAAGGCTGGTTCTTAGCGGACAGAGCTTCCATCTTTTTTCATTCCCCTACAGAATATTTTATAGATGCCATAGAAGAAACGAAGGTGGCCTTCTTGAGCCAGGATTTTATGTGTCAGGCTGCAGTAGGGACTAAGAGCTTTGCCCAATATAATGAAACGCTATTGCAAAGGCATATAGGCCAATTGCAACACAGAATATCCATGCTGATAGGAGCCAGTGCAGAAGAGCGTTATTTGGAATTTGTGAAGACCTATCCTGACCTCATGATGAGGGTACCACAGTGGATGATTGCTTCTTATTTGGGAATAACTCCTGAGAGTCTTAGTAGGGTGAGAAAGGAACTTTCCAAAAAAGGGTTATAG
- a CDS encoding tetratricopeptide repeat protein gives MRIVLIVFCILLTNVSCKNRKESAEFFTRGNFHFKKKEFDKAEHFFSEAIKKDPELADAYNNRGLIYLQWGRLEEAGDDFKKAVELDRTFTDAHFNLAKWYSETGNTEKAQSLLDGLQSKLDTSSSYWNAVGQNYILQNKFQEGEERLKKAIELSPQYVEALTNLGYVYLVQYRDKEAEVVLDKALAIQPDFVYALNNRAVLYGRKREFEKGLELLHKAEKKDPQALFVLNNLVLFNIESGKAIEGENIQRRAEVLDEEDPYVKRNAGLILFQKGLYAEAMKVWEEIERTHPEVDYLYYFLSKGAVKLGQSADKYIKMAQSLKDPWI, from the coding sequence ATGAGAATAGTTTTAATCGTTTTTTGTATATTATTGACTAACGTTTCCTGCAAAAATAGAAAAGAATCTGCGGAGTTTTTTACGAGGGGAAATTTTCATTTTAAAAAGAAAGAGTTTGACAAAGCAGAGCACTTTTTTTCTGAAGCCATCAAGAAGGATCCTGAATTAGCAGATGCCTATAATAACAGAGGTTTGATTTACCTTCAATGGGGTAGGCTAGAGGAAGCCGGAGACGATTTCAAGAAGGCAGTTGAACTGGATAGAACCTTCACGGATGCCCATTTTAACCTTGCTAAGTGGTATTCTGAAACCGGGAATACGGAGAAAGCTCAATCTCTTTTAGACGGATTACAATCCAAATTAGACACCTCCTCTTCCTACTGGAACGCGGTAGGACAAAACTACATTCTACAAAACAAGTTTCAAGAAGGGGAGGAGCGCTTGAAAAAGGCCATCGAATTGTCGCCTCAGTACGTGGAGGCCTTGACTAATTTAGGCTATGTGTATCTGGTTCAATACAGGGATAAAGAAGCGGAAGTGGTTCTGGATAAAGCTTTGGCTATCCAACCGGACTTCGTTTATGCTCTAAACAATAGGGCGGTGCTTTATGGAAGGAAAAGGGAGTTTGAAAAAGGCTTAGAACTCTTACATAAGGCAGAGAAGAAAGATCCGCAGGCCCTATTTGTTTTGAATAATTTGGTATTATTTAATATTGAGTCTGGTAAGGCAATAGAAGGAGAGAACATCCAGAGAAGGGCAGAAGTTCTGGATGAAGAAGATCCCTATGTCAAGAGAAATGCAGGTTTGATTTTGTTCCAAAAGGGCTTATATGCGGAAGCCATGAAGGTTTGGGAAGAAATAGAGAGGACTCATCCTGAGGTAGATTATCTGTATTATTTCCTAAGCAAAGGTGCGGTTAAACTGGGTCAGTCAGCCGACAAATACATTAAAATGGCACAATCATTAAAAGATCCCTGGATATGA
- the serA gene encoding phosphoglycerate dehydrogenase, with protein sequence MNNLLDFTVITEPKKYFLIDFDSTITKVEGLDELAAIALKSDPEGESKVARIKELTDKGMAGELSFSESLTQRLALLKANKSHVDILIEFLKENITDSFDRNRAFLKEFADQILIISSGFKDFIVPIAKHLGLKPENVYANTFIYNETGDIVGVDQSNPLSKTGGKIEVVKFLNLDGHVSVIGDGFTDFEIKKHGLAQRFYAFIENVERSSVTSVADFVIKSLDEFLFYNQLPRGYSYPKSMIKVLLLENVHPAAKAAFEEQGFNVEFLKGALDEDELCEKIKDVSIIGIRSKTQITKRVLEHAEKLLAIGAFCIGTNQIDLKEAEKRGICVFNAPYSNTRSVVELVIGEMIMLIRKVFVKSTGMHQGKWDKSAVNSFEVRGKKLGMIGYGHIGTQLSVLGEALGMEVYFYDIADKMPIGNAKKCRSMEDVFRVADIVSLHIDGRESNTHLIGEKEFNQMKDGVIFLNLSRGHVVDIPALVQALKSGKVGGAGVDVFPHEPKTNHEPFKSELMGLENVILTPHIGGSTEEAQEGIGNYVPERLLEYINNGSTTGTVNFPELSLPLLHDSHRLLHIHKNVPGILAKLNNIFAKHHINIRGQYLKTSAEIGYVIVDIEKSYSREFVQDLKSIEETIRFRMLF encoded by the coding sequence TTGAATAACCTTTTGGATTTCACCGTGATAACAGAACCAAAAAAGTACTTCCTCATCGACTTTGACAGCACCATCACGAAGGTGGAAGGTCTAGATGAGTTAGCCGCTATAGCCCTAAAATCAGATCCTGAGGGAGAGAGCAAAGTAGCGAGAATAAAAGAATTAACAGACAAAGGTATGGCGGGAGAGCTATCCTTTTCTGAATCCCTCACGCAGAGACTGGCCTTACTGAAAGCTAACAAAAGCCATGTTGATATTTTAATTGAGTTCCTCAAAGAAAATATAACTGACTCATTTGATAGGAACAGGGCCTTCCTTAAAGAATTTGCAGATCAAATTCTGATCATTTCCAGTGGATTTAAAGATTTCATTGTTCCTATAGCCAAACACTTGGGACTTAAACCGGAGAATGTCTACGCCAATACCTTTATCTACAATGAGACGGGAGATATTGTCGGTGTAGATCAGTCTAATCCTCTTTCCAAAACTGGTGGTAAAATAGAGGTAGTTAAGTTCTTGAACTTAGATGGACATGTTTCTGTCATAGGAGATGGATTTACGGATTTTGAGATCAAGAAGCATGGCCTTGCCCAGAGGTTTTATGCCTTTATAGAAAACGTGGAAAGAAGTTCTGTTACTTCAGTTGCTGACTTTGTCATCAAAAGTCTGGACGAATTCCTTTTCTATAACCAATTACCCAGAGGCTACTCCTATCCAAAGAGCATGATCAAAGTGCTCCTCTTGGAAAACGTTCACCCTGCTGCAAAAGCAGCTTTTGAAGAACAAGGATTCAATGTGGAATTCCTAAAAGGGGCTCTAGATGAAGATGAACTTTGTGAAAAGATCAAAGACGTCTCTATCATAGGTATCCGTTCCAAAACTCAAATCACGAAGAGAGTTCTGGAACATGCCGAAAAACTTTTAGCCATAGGAGCTTTCTGCATTGGAACTAACCAAATAGATCTGAAAGAAGCTGAAAAAAGAGGTATCTGTGTTTTCAACGCCCCTTATAGCAATACCCGTTCGGTGGTAGAATTAGTGATCGGAGAGATGATCATGCTGATTCGTAAGGTATTTGTAAAAAGTACCGGTATGCACCAAGGGAAATGGGATAAATCTGCCGTTAACAGTTTTGAAGTTAGAGGCAAAAAACTGGGAATGATAGGTTATGGGCACATTGGTACACAACTTTCCGTTCTAGGGGAAGCTTTAGGAATGGAAGTTTATTTCTATGATATTGCCGACAAAATGCCGATAGGCAATGCGAAGAAATGCCGCAGTATGGAAGATGTCTTTAGAGTGGCGGATATAGTCTCCTTACATATAGACGGTAGAGAATCTAACACCCATCTTATCGGTGAGAAAGAGTTCAATCAGATGAAGGATGGAGTCATCTTCTTAAACCTCTCCAGAGGTCATGTGGTAGATATCCCTGCTTTAGTGCAGGCTTTGAAATCAGGAAAAGTGGGAGGTGCCGGAGTAGACGTATTTCCTCATGAGCCAAAAACAAATCATGAGCCTTTCAAATCCGAACTCATGGGTTTGGAAAACGTCATACTTACACCTCATATAGGTGGATCTACGGAAGAAGCGCAAGAAGGAATAGGAAATTATGTACCTGAGCGACTTTTGGAATACATTAATAACGGAAGTACTACAGGAACGGTGAACTTCCCTGAACTCAGTTTGCCATTATTACACGATTCCCATCGTCTATTGCATATCCATAAAAATGTACCAGGAATTTTAGCGAAATTGAATAATATTTTCGCGAAACACCATATCAACATTCGCGGTCAGTATTTGAAAACGAGCGCGGAAATTGGATATGTGATCGTTGATATTGAAAAATCTTATTCCAGGGAATTTGTACAGGACCTAAAGAGCATAGAGGAAACTATTCGTTTCCGTATGTTGTTCTAA
- a CDS encoding mechanosensitive ion channel family protein produces the protein METLLTKTDYALQKLMDFAPILLVSILTLIIGFWVANKVGSLIRKALKSRGVDSTIVPFLSSMLVVLIKVLVVISVAERFGVKTASFIALLGGAGLAIGLAMQGSLQHFASGVMILIFKPYKVGDLVDLKGTFGNVEEIQIFNTVIRTPDNKRVVIPNGIATSDVMTNLSANGKLRVDLTVAMPYEEDFDRVKSIIRGALDGVDSRLSDEPTIEIQKFAENAVLLDVRPFATDKTYWDVYYKSYKEIKKALGENGIRVTYPVELQKTWA, from the coding sequence ATGGAAACCTTACTTACAAAGACGGATTATGCCCTTCAAAAATTGATGGATTTTGCTCCCATTTTGCTTGTATCCATACTGACCTTGATTATTGGATTTTGGGTTGCAAACAAAGTTGGCTCCTTAATACGGAAAGCCTTAAAAAGCAGAGGAGTGGATTCTACTATAGTACCTTTCTTAAGTTCTATGCTTGTGGTCCTGATAAAGGTCTTAGTAGTGATCTCTGTTGCGGAGAGATTTGGTGTAAAGACTGCATCCTTCATAGCGCTTTTAGGTGGAGCAGGTTTAGCCATTGGGCTAGCTATGCAGGGATCTTTGCAGCATTTCGCCTCAGGTGTAATGATTTTAATCTTTAAGCCTTACAAGGTAGGTGATTTGGTTGATCTAAAAGGAACTTTCGGAAATGTGGAGGAGATCCAAATCTTCAATACAGTAATTCGTACCCCAGATAATAAGAGGGTAGTAATTCCGAATGGAATAGCCACTAGTGATGTCATGACTAACTTAAGTGCCAATGGCAAATTAAGAGTAGACTTAACCGTGGCCATGCCTTATGAGGAAGATTTTGATAGGGTGAAATCCATTATTCGAGGTGCATTAGACGGGGTCGATTCCAGATTGTCAGATGAACCTACTATAGAGATACAGAAATTTGCGGAGAATGCGGTTTTATTAGACGTTCGTCCTTTCGCTACAGATAAAACCTACTGGGATGTATACTATAAATCCTACAAAGAAATCAAGAAAGCCCTTGGAGAAAACGGTATACGTGTGACGTATCCGGTCGAGTTACAGAAGACTTGGGCATAA
- a CDS encoding glutathione peroxidase, whose product MMKTWLIVIVSGAVAALVLSNIGLIKNIFSAKNGISTMEENFTHKGSFYDFTVDDLEGNPVDLSVYKGKKVVIINTASKCGFTPQYAEWQKFHEKYGDKIAVLGFPANNFMSQEPGSNEEIAEFCQRNYGVTFKMFSKVDVKGKDKAPLYRWLSEKDLNGWNDKEPTWNFCKYVVDENGNLTHFFESKITPDNEQFRKAVGV is encoded by the coding sequence ATGATGAAAACCTGGTTAATCGTAATTGTATCCGGAGCGGTAGCCGCCTTGGTACTAAGTAATATTGGTTTGATAAAGAATATCTTTTCTGCGAAGAACGGTATAAGCACTATGGAAGAAAATTTTACACACAAAGGATCCTTTTATGACTTTACAGTAGATGATCTTGAGGGTAATCCTGTAGATCTGTCTGTTTACAAAGGCAAAAAAGTGGTTATCATCAACACTGCTTCGAAATGCGGTTTTACTCCACAATATGCAGAGTGGCAGAAATTTCATGAAAAGTATGGAGATAAAATTGCCGTCTTGGGCTTTCCTGCTAATAATTTTATGAGCCAAGAACCCGGAAGTAACGAGGAAATTGCAGAATTTTGCCAGAGAAATTATGGCGTTACTTTCAAGATGTTCTCTAAAGTAGACGTAAAAGGAAAAGATAAGGCACCTCTCTATCGCTGGTTAAGTGAAAAGGACTTAAACGGATGGAACGATAAAGAACCTACCTGGAACTTTTGCAAATACGTGGTGGACGAAAACGGCAACTTAACGCACTTTTTTGAATCAAAGATAACTCCGGATAATGAGCAATTCCGGAAGGCTGTAGGAGTTTAA